Proteins from a single region of Novosphingobium sp. CECT 9465:
- the trmD gene encoding tRNA (guanosine(37)-N1)-methyltransferase TrmD — protein MTFAATVLTLYPEMFPGPLGVSLAGRALAEGTWSMDAVQIRDFAADKHRTVDDTPAGGGAGMVLRVDVLAKAVDFARGAILPFRGGAGGGGSPSGVALGDGPHPHPSPEGEGLSGQRPVIALTPRGKPLTQERVRELAAGPGVILLCGRFEGFDERIFEGRDVEEVSVGDIVLSGGECAALMLLDACIRLLPGVMGAALSGHEESFENGLLEYPHYTRPAEWEGRVIPEVLRSGDHAKIAEWRKRRSEDDTRLRRPDLWERHIGARVQSASGAQREVQDLKNEPDSAA, from the coding sequence ATGACCTTCGCTGCCACAGTCCTCACGCTCTACCCTGAGATGTTTCCCGGCCCTTTGGGTGTCAGCCTTGCGGGGCGGGCGCTGGCTGAGGGGACGTGGTCGATGGATGCGGTGCAGATCCGCGACTTTGCGGCTGACAAGCACCGGACGGTGGACGATACGCCTGCTGGCGGCGGGGCGGGGATGGTCTTGCGGGTGGATGTGCTGGCCAAGGCTGTGGATTTTGCGCGCGGTGCCATCCTCCCCTTCAGGGGAGGGGCTGGGGGTGGGGGTTCTCCATCTGGTGTGGCGCTTGGGGATGGCCCCCACCCCCACCCCTCCCCTGAAGGGGAGGGGCTTTCAGGGCAACGGCCCGTCATTGCGCTTACCCCGCGCGGCAAGCCGCTGACGCAGGAGCGCGTGCGGGAGCTGGCGGCGGGGCCGGGGGTGATCCTGTTGTGTGGCCGGTTTGAAGGGTTTGACGAGCGCATCTTCGAAGGCCGCGATGTCGAGGAAGTCTCCGTCGGCGATATCGTGCTTTCGGGCGGGGAATGTGCGGCGCTGATGTTGCTGGACGCTTGCATTCGGCTGCTTCCCGGCGTAATGGGCGCCGCCTTGAGTGGGCATGAGGAGTCGTTTGAGAACGGTCTTCTTGAGTACCCTCATTACACCCGGCCCGCTGAGTGGGAAGGGCGAGTGATCCCTGAAGTGTTGCGATCGGGGGATCATGCGAAAATCGCGGAGTGGCGGAAACGCCGTTCGGAAGACGATACACGGCTACGCAGGCCGGATCTTTGGGAGCGTCACATCGGCGCTCGGGTCCAATCTGCCTCTGGTGCGCAACGTGAAGTGCAGGATTTGAAAAATGAACCTGATTCAGCAGCTTGA
- a CDS encoding S9 family peptidase, whose translation MRHFRLLAACALSSFAFAPLAHAQQGQNMTATTPAAAQDLTFERVFASPSLNGPAPRAVKLSPDGRYLTLLRNRADDRERYDLWGFDRETSEWKMLVDSLKLSSGRELSEAEKMQRERQRIGDLKGIVTYEWAADGKSVLVPVDGDLLLAGLDGSVRKIEGTKGGELNPRLGPKGEHIAFVRDRRLWTGKVAGGAPVAITPEEANADVHWGEAEFVAQEEMARFNGFWWSPDEARIAVERFDESMVGVVTRAAIGAEGTKTYDQRYPAAGTPNAEVSLWVMAPDGSGKVQVDLGTDKDIYLARVDWAPDGKALFVQRMNREQTVLDMLKVDPLTGKASVLFSERAAAKHWIDLSDSYRFLRDGSLVWWSQRDGFGHLYRYKAGKWSQLTRGDWTVTGVVGVDEKGGKLYFTGNKDDVLAQQVYAMDLNAPAKITRLTEMGWVNGASMDKSGQTLTISRSSDSQPAQSFIADTSGKRLAWIEENKVAGAHPYAPYLASHRPAQFGTIPAADGTPLHYMMITPPLEAGKTYPVFTYHYGGPSSQVVTRGFQGALAQAIVDKGYIYFAIDNRGSENRGVKFASALHHAMGSVEVEDQLAGAMWLKKQPFVDADKISTFGWSYGGYMSIKMLQANPGVYAAGIAVAPVTKWQMYDTTYTERYLGDPNKLPEVYEKSNALADTGKISDPLLIIHGMADDNVVFENASAIIAKLQGEAVPFEMMLYPGYTHRISGPKVSKHLYETIFRFLDRNGAGSGK comes from the coding sequence ATGCGTCATTTCCGTCTGCTGGCCGCTTGCGCCCTGTCGTCCTTCGCGTTTGCTCCGCTCGCCCATGCACAACAGGGTCAAAACATGACCGCTACAACACCTGCTGCCGCCCAAGACCTGACGTTTGAGCGCGTCTTTGCCAGCCCAAGCCTCAACGGCCCGGCGCCGCGCGCCGTGAAGCTTTCGCCCGATGGTCGCTATCTGACACTGCTGCGCAATCGTGCCGATGACCGCGAGCGCTATGACCTGTGGGGCTTCGACCGCGAGACGTCCGAGTGGAAGATGCTGGTGGATTCGCTCAAGCTGTCATCGGGCCGGGAATTGTCCGAGGCCGAGAAGATGCAGCGTGAGCGCCAGCGCATCGGCGACCTGAAGGGCATCGTGACTTATGAATGGGCCGCCGATGGAAAATCGGTGCTGGTGCCGGTCGATGGCGACCTGCTGCTGGCTGGCCTTGATGGTTCGGTACGCAAGATCGAAGGCACCAAGGGCGGCGAACTGAACCCCAGGCTGGGACCGAAGGGCGAGCACATCGCCTTCGTGCGAGACCGCCGGTTGTGGACGGGAAAAGTTGCAGGCGGCGCGCCGGTCGCGATCACGCCCGAAGAAGCGAACGCTGACGTCCATTGGGGCGAGGCCGAGTTCGTGGCGCAGGAAGAAATGGCGCGCTTCAACGGCTTCTGGTGGTCGCCCGATGAAGCCCGTATCGCGGTGGAACGGTTCGACGAGAGCATGGTCGGCGTGGTCACCCGCGCAGCGATCGGTGCGGAAGGCACCAAGACATATGACCAGCGCTATCCGGCGGCGGGCACGCCCAATGCCGAAGTTTCGCTGTGGGTGATGGCGCCGGACGGTTCGGGCAAGGTCCAGGTGGATCTCGGAACTGATAAGGACATCTACCTGGCGCGGGTGGACTGGGCGCCTGACGGCAAGGCGCTGTTTGTGCAGCGGATGAACCGCGAGCAGACCGTGCTCGACATGCTCAAGGTCGATCCGCTGACCGGCAAGGCGAGCGTGTTGTTTTCCGAAAGGGCGGCGGCAAAGCACTGGATCGACCTTTCGGACAGCTATCGCTTCCTCAGGGACGGCAGCCTGGTGTGGTGGTCGCAGCGCGACGGGTTCGGCCATCTGTATCGCTACAAGGCGGGCAAGTGGTCGCAACTGACCAGGGGCGATTGGACCGTGACCGGCGTGGTTGGCGTGGATGAAAAGGGCGGCAAGCTCTATTTTACCGGCAACAAGGACGATGTGCTCGCGCAACAGGTCTATGCGATGGACTTGAACGCTCCGGCAAAGATCACGCGCCTGACCGAAATGGGCTGGGTCAATGGTGCCAGCATGGACAAGAGCGGGCAGACGCTGACGATTTCGCGATCATCTGATTCACAGCCGGCACAATCGTTCATCGCCGATACCAGCGGCAAGCGGCTGGCGTGGATCGAGGAGAACAAGGTCGCAGGTGCGCATCCCTATGCACCGTACCTTGCCAGCCATCGTCCGGCGCAGTTCGGCACGATCCCGGCCGCGGATGGCACACCGCTGCATTACATGATGATTACGCCACCGCTGGAGGCCGGAAAGACCTATCCAGTGTTCACCTATCATTACGGTGGGCCATCGTCACAGGTGGTCACCAGGGGTTTTCAGGGCGCACTGGCGCAGGCCATTGTCGACAAGGGCTATATCTATTTCGCGATCGACAACCGGGGATCGGAAAACCGGGGCGTGAAGTTCGCCTCGGCGCTGCATCATGCGATGGGTTCGGTCGAGGTAGAGGACCAGCTGGCTGGCGCGATGTGGCTGAAGAAGCAGCCGTTCGTGGATGCCGACAAGATCAGCACGTTCGGCTGGTCCTATGGCGGATACATGTCGATCAAGATGCTTCAGGCCAATCCGGGGGTCTATGCGGCAGGCATTGCCGTGGCGCCGGTGACGAAGTGGCAGATGTACGACACGACGTATACCGAGCGCTATCTCGGTGATCCGAACAAGCTGCCGGAAGTCTATGAAAAATCGAATGCGCTGGCCGATACCGGCAAGATCAGCGATCCGTTGCTGATCATCCACGGCATGGCCGATGACAACGTGGTTTTCGAAAACGCCAGCGCCATCATCGCCAAGCTGCAGGGTGAGGCGGTGCCGTTCGAGATGATGCTCTATCCCGGCTACACGCACCGCATCAGCGGGCCGAAAGTGAGCAAACATCTCTACGAGACGATTTTCCGCTTCCTTGACCGCAATGGTGCAGGCAGCGGGAAGTAA
- the rpsP gene encoding 30S ribosomal protein S16, translating into MSVSLRLSRGGSKKRPYYKVVVSNSRAPRDGAYLEQVGTYNPLLAKDDENRVRLVEDRVRYWLGVGAQPTDRVARMLDKAGIKERKATNNPNAGEPGKKAKERAEDKAKKAAEAAEAAAAAAAAPAEEAAAEEQTEA; encoded by the coding sequence ATGTCTGTTTCTCTTCGTCTTTCGCGTGGTGGCTCGAAGAAGCGCCCGTACTACAAGGTCGTCGTCTCCAACAGCCGCGCTCCGCGCGATGGCGCTTATCTGGAGCAGGTCGGCACCTACAACCCGCTGCTCGCCAAGGACGATGAAAACCGCGTCCGTCTGGTCGAAGACCGCGTACGTTACTGGCTCGGCGTTGGCGCACAGCCGACCGACCGCGTTGCCCGCATGCTCGACAAGGCCGGCATCAAGGAGCGCAAGGCTACCAACAACCCGAATGCGGGCGAACCCGGCAAGAAGGCCAAGGAACGGGCCGAAGACAAGGCCAAGAAGGCTGCCGAAGCCGCTGAAGCTGCGGCTGCCGCCGCTGCTGCACCGGCTGAAGAAGCCGCTGCCGAAGAGCAGACGGAAGCCTAA
- a CDS encoding type II toxin-antitoxin system VapC family toxin produces the protein MIKYLIDADSSINAMRVAASPVNRRIGECEVGEIGISAISFSEISAGTQLQKPPPPEVIAAFLKAIPVLEFGEAAAREYARLPFKRGKLHRLLAAHALSIGATVVTNNEADFADVPGLMVENWTV, from the coding sequence GTGATCAAATACCTGATCGATGCCGACAGTTCGATCAATGCAATGAGGGTTGCGGCCTCACCTGTGAACCGCCGGATCGGAGAATGCGAGGTCGGAGAAATTGGTATTTCCGCGATAAGCTTTTCTGAGATCTCTGCTGGAACACAACTGCAGAAGCCCCCGCCGCCAGAAGTGATCGCCGCCTTCTTGAAGGCGATTCCTGTGCTGGAATTTGGGGAGGCTGCCGCGCGTGAGTATGCCAGGCTCCCTTTCAAACGTGGGAAATTACATAGGCTGCTTGCCGCGCATGCGCTTAGCATCGGGGCGACGGTGGTGACGAACAACGAGGCCGACTTTGCGGATGTGCCGGGGTTGATGGTCGAGAACTGGACGGTTTGA
- the rplS gene encoding 50S ribosomal protein L19 gives MNLIQQLEAEAIAEYKAKKEIPSFRAGDTVRIGVRVVEGERTRVQNYEGVCIARSNRGLGSNFTVRKISFGEGVERVFPLYSPNIDSITVVRRGVVRRAKLYYLRGRTGKSARIAERKVTKVSAD, from the coding sequence ATGAACCTGATTCAGCAGCTTGAAGCTGAAGCCATCGCCGAATACAAGGCGAAGAAGGAAATTCCATCGTTCCGTGCGGGCGATACCGTCCGCATCGGTGTGCGCGTTGTCGAAGGCGAGCGCACCCGCGTCCAGAACTACGAAGGCGTGTGCATCGCGCGTTCGAACCGTGGTCTTGGCTCGAACTTCACCGTTCGCAAGATCTCGTTCGGCGAAGGCGTGGAACGCGTGTTCCCGCTCTATTCGCCCAACATCGATTCGATTACCGTGGTTCGCCGTGGTGTCGTTCGTCGTGCGAAGCTGTACTATCTTCGCGGCCGGACCGGCAAATCGGCACGTATTGCCGAGCGCAAGGTCACAAAGGTCAGCGCGGACTGA
- the rimM gene encoding ribosome maturation factor RimM (Essential for efficient processing of 16S rRNA): MRDKPVTLAAITGAHGVTGEVRLKLFGEGVAALKRYRAFCDSRLTVTSLRDDSKGGAIVRFAEITDRTAAEKLRGTALTVPRSTLPPLGEGEYYHADLLGLPVVSTTGEALGECIAIDNFGAGDVLEIRKPDGKRFMVPMKVDAVPEWDGLRIVIEALYVE; the protein is encoded by the coding sequence ATGCGCGACAAGCCCGTCACGCTCGCCGCCATAACCGGCGCACATGGAGTGACGGGCGAAGTCCGCCTCAAGCTGTTCGGAGAAGGCGTGGCCGCGCTCAAGCGCTACCGCGCCTTCTGCGATTCCAGGCTGACGGTGACGTCGCTTCGCGATGACAGCAAAGGCGGCGCCATCGTCCGCTTTGCCGAAATCACGGACCGCACCGCAGCGGAAAAACTGCGCGGAACGGCGCTGACTGTGCCGCGTTCAACCCTGCCGCCTTTGGGCGAGGGTGAATATTACCACGCCGACCTGCTCGGCCTGCCGGTTGTCTCCACCACGGGCGAAGCGCTGGGCGAATGTATCGCCATCGACAATTTCGGTGCAGGCGACGTCCTCGAAATCCGCAAACCCGATGGCAAGCGCTTCATGGTGCCCATGAAGGTTGATGCCGTGCCGGAGTGGGATGGGCTGAGGATTGTGATTGAAGCGCTTTACGTGGAGTAG